A single genomic interval of Betaproteobacteria bacterium harbors:
- a CDS encoding tripartite tricarboxylate transporter substrate binding protein, giving the protein MGTSMCAFRRFASAGAALANASVLFVSTAGLLASMSHITCAATPTQTQNYPARPTRLIIPYPPGGPRDIQARLLGPRLSEVWGQSLVIDNRAGASGIIGTALAAKAQPDGYTLVMISSGFATAPSLYAKVPFDPLRDFTAVAPLTSGPGLLIVNDALPVRSVKELIAYAHAHPGQLNYGSAGNGVPSHLSVELFKMMTGTSLTHVPYKGMAPAINDLLGGQIQVSLPTIPAALPHVQAGRVRALGVSGVKRSPAAPQVPAIAEAGIPGYVSTNWYGIVAPAGTPSAIVSKLNGEITRTLTLPEVRTKLLAVGMEVQTGSPTAFEAFLAAEVAKWAKVVKATGVRLD; this is encoded by the coding sequence ATGGGCACATCGATGTGCGCGTTCCGACGCTTCGCTTCCGCGGGAGCGGCGCTTGCCAATGCGAGCGTGCTTTTCGTGAGCACGGCTGGCTTGCTGGCGAGCATGAGCCATATCACCTGCGCGGCTACGCCGACCCAGACGCAGAACTATCCGGCGCGGCCGACTCGTCTCATCATCCCGTACCCGCCCGGTGGACCTCGTGACATCCAGGCGCGCCTGCTCGGGCCGCGTCTAAGCGAGGTCTGGGGCCAGTCGCTCGTGATCGACAACCGTGCTGGGGCGAGCGGGATCATCGGAACGGCTCTGGCCGCTAAAGCGCAGCCCGACGGCTACACGCTGGTGATGATCTCGTCGGGGTTTGCGACGGCGCCGAGTCTGTATGCAAAGGTGCCCTTCGATCCGCTCCGCGACTTCACGGCGGTCGCGCCGCTCACCTCCGGACCGGGGCTACTGATCGTGAACGACGCGCTGCCGGTGCGATCGGTGAAGGAGCTGATCGCGTACGCGCATGCCCATCCCGGTCAGCTCAACTATGGTTCGGCGGGCAACGGCGTCCCCAGCCATCTTTCGGTGGAGCTGTTCAAGATGATGACAGGGACATCGCTCACGCACGTTCCTTACAAAGGCATGGCGCCTGCCATCAATGATCTCCTGGGCGGTCAAATCCAGGTAAGCCTGCCGACCATTCCGGCTGCATTGCCGCACGTGCAAGCCGGGCGCGTACGCGCACTCGGCGTCAGCGGGGTCAAACGTTCTCCGGCCGCGCCGCAGGTTCCCGCGATCGCTGAAGCCGGCATTCCGGGCTACGTGTCGACCAACTGGTATGGGATTGTGGCGCCGGCGGGGACGCCTTCTGCGATCGTCAGCAAGCTCAACGGTGAGATCACGCGCACGCTCACGCTGCCCGAGGTGCGAACGAAGCTGCTCGCTGTCGGCATGGAGGTCCAGACGGGATCGCCCACGGCGTTCGAGGCTTTCCTCGCCGCCGAAGTAGCGAAGTGGGCCAAGGTGGTGAAGGCAACAGGCGTACGTCTCGACTAA
- a CDS encoding alpha/beta fold hydrolase yields MPFVHRPGQPDIHYALDDFTDPWRNAPYLFLQHGFGRSGRFWYSWVPYLARWFKIVRPDVRGLGQSSAGFDLEREFTLENCISDLVAIIDHLGAESVHYCGESMGGILGMVLAGTHASQIRTLTLVSTPVHLNENTRNTYALGHGSESEAQKAIGMKAWVAATNRTTRFPPDADPQLLEWYEQEFARNDPEVQRAMSRVMHAASVLPYLARIEAPVLGLYPSAGPITTEEQQAMLRTHIRRLTLIHLRSEFHKIQLMFPRTCATHLLHFAAAHDGFACHEA; encoded by the coding sequence ATGCCCTTCGTTCATCGCCCAGGTCAGCCGGACATCCACTACGCGCTGGACGACTTCACCGATCCTTGGCGCAACGCACCTTACCTTTTCCTTCAGCACGGCTTCGGACGCAGTGGCCGCTTCTGGTACAGCTGGGTGCCCTATCTTGCGCGCTGGTTCAAGATCGTGCGTCCGGACGTGCGCGGACTCGGCCAGTCAAGTGCCGGGTTCGATCTAGAGCGCGAGTTCACCCTGGAGAATTGCATTTCGGATCTGGTCGCGATCATCGATCATCTCGGAGCCGAATCGGTTCACTACTGTGGCGAATCGATGGGCGGCATCCTGGGCATGGTTTTGGCTGGGACTCATGCGAGCCAGATTCGAACGCTGACGCTGGTTTCCACGCCAGTGCATCTGAACGAAAATACCAGAAACACGTATGCGCTCGGCCATGGGTCCGAATCCGAGGCGCAGAAGGCCATCGGCATGAAGGCCTGGGTTGCCGCGACGAATCGCACCACGCGCTTTCCGCCCGACGCAGATCCGCAGTTGCTTGAATGGTACGAGCAGGAATTCGCCCGCAACGATCCGGAAGTGCAGCGGGCGATGAGCCGTGTGATGCACGCCGCGAGTGTGTTGCCGTACCTTGCGCGCATCGAGGCGCCCGTTTTAGGGCTTTATCCGTCCGCCGGACCCATCACTACCGAGGAGCAGCAAGCCATGTTGCGCACGCATATCCGCCGCCTCACGTTGATTCACCTCAGGTCCGAATTCCATAAGATCCAACTCATGTTCCCACGGACCTGCGCCACACACCTGCTGCACTTCGCGGCGGCGCACGACGGATTTGCCTGCCACGAGGCGTAA
- a CDS encoding tripartite tricarboxylate transporter substrate binding protein — translation MLGAVMFRTSTMLVVLLSAAIALANGAAATDSFPSQPIRLISPFAAGGGNDTISRALAQAMARNLGQGVVVENRPGANTIIGMEYLAKSSPDGYSLIMTSSSLALNAALYPKLPYDSARAFAPVALVASSPLIVVVHPSLPVKSVRDLIAIAKAKPGQLFYPVSGVGNISHLAGELFNLLAGVKLVSVPYKGSGPGLNDLLGGRLFVGFNSALSTLPHIRSGRLRGIAVTAAARSPGLPDLPTVAESGVPGYEATTWYGVLAPAGTPKRVVHRLSSEIGRALESAEVNATLTAQGLDLAGSTPEQFATFISSEMVKWEEVVKATGIALQQGRAQRDAPKALAPEPHGAARHGTHEPDSRDSTPRRHRMGRLAAKQDSRVYEEGDRQLDSLRSKYSEDAQPMTLLDAWHYRSACLERVRP, via the coding sequence GTGTTGGGAGCCGTGATGTTTCGAACGAGCACAATGCTTGTCGTTCTGCTGAGTGCCGCCATCGCGTTGGCGAATGGCGCTGCCGCAACGGACAGTTTTCCTTCACAGCCGATCCGTCTCATATCGCCGTTCGCCGCCGGCGGCGGCAACGACACGATCTCGCGCGCGCTCGCGCAAGCGATGGCCCGCAACCTCGGCCAGGGCGTCGTGGTGGAGAACAGACCCGGAGCGAACACGATCATCGGTATGGAGTACCTCGCGAAGTCCTCGCCCGATGGTTACTCGCTGATCATGACCAGCAGTTCGCTGGCACTGAATGCAGCGCTGTACCCCAAGCTGCCGTATGACTCCGCGCGTGCTTTTGCACCCGTTGCGCTCGTTGCGTCGTCGCCGCTCATCGTAGTCGTCCATCCTTCGCTGCCGGTGAAGTCGGTAAGGGACCTCATAGCGATCGCCAAGGCAAAGCCCGGACAGTTGTTTTACCCGGTGTCCGGCGTCGGAAATATCTCGCACCTCGCCGGCGAGCTCTTCAATCTGCTCGCCGGCGTGAAGCTCGTGTCCGTTCCATATAAGGGGTCCGGACCCGGATTGAACGATTTGCTGGGTGGGCGCTTGTTTGTCGGATTCAACTCCGCGCTCTCGACGCTGCCGCACATAAGATCCGGCCGGCTGCGCGGAATCGCCGTGACAGCGGCCGCACGCTCGCCGGGCCTGCCCGATCTGCCGACGGTCGCGGAGTCCGGTGTTCCCGGGTATGAAGCAACCACCTGGTACGGCGTGCTCGCGCCCGCCGGAACTCCAAAGCGCGTCGTGCATCGATTGAGCAGCGAGATTGGCAGAGCGCTCGAATCCGCGGAAGTCAACGCGACGCTGACCGCTCAAGGCCTCGACCTCGCCGGCAGCACACCGGAACAGTTCGCGACCTTTATCAGCAGCGAGATGGTCAAGTGGGAAGAGGTCGTCAAGGCGACTGGCATCGCGCTGCAGCAGGGCCGTGCGCAACGCGATGCACCAAAAGCCTTGGCTCCAGAGCCGCATGGAGCGGCTCGTCATGGGACTCATGAGCCGGATTCACGGGACAGCACACCTCGGCGCCACCGCATGGGCCGGCTCGCCGCAAAGCAGGATTCACGCGTGTACGAAGAAGGCGATCGCCAATTGGATAGCTTAAGATCGAAATATTCCGAGGACGCGCAGCCCATGACCTTGTTAGATGCCTGGCATTATCGAAGCGCTTGCCTCGAGCGCGTAAGGCCTTAA
- a CDS encoding alpha/beta fold hydrolase, translating to MRAARARPYHDRSPGAIGATGSRITRTTMPFVRRDKEPDLHYEIDDYTDPWANAPYILLQHGFGRSSKFWYRCVPYLARFYRVIRPDLRGFGQSAPSTDPPDEFTIETAVRDFEAVLDAVGVESVHYCGESLGGILGMVIAAERPKRVRTLTLISSRVKLNQASQERYRFGQESWEDALVKLGARGYSEAKNTSDRFGPGTDPGLMKWFVQQQGSSRIESLVAVQRLARTIDTTPYLPRIEAPVLTIYPSKGPITTPDQEDLLRRHVRNLRLAHLPSEYHNLHLTQPAACAMHLLHFVAEHDGIACWEP from the coding sequence ATGCGTGCCGCCCGTGCCAGGCCATATCATGACCGCAGCCCGGGCGCTATCGGGGCGACGGGTAGTCGGATCACGAGGACCACTATGCCATTCGTGCGTCGCGACAAGGAGCCGGACCTCCATTACGAGATCGACGACTACACGGACCCGTGGGCGAATGCGCCTTACATCCTGCTCCAGCATGGATTCGGGCGCTCGTCGAAGTTCTGGTATCGATGCGTGCCCTACCTGGCGCGCTTTTACAGGGTCATCCGCCCCGACTTGCGCGGATTCGGTCAGTCAGCTCCCAGCACCGACCCGCCGGACGAGTTTACGATTGAAACTGCGGTTCGCGACTTTGAGGCTGTGCTCGATGCCGTAGGCGTCGAATCGGTACATTACTGCGGCGAATCGCTCGGCGGAATTCTCGGCATGGTGATCGCGGCAGAGCGGCCGAAGCGCGTGCGCACCCTCACGCTCATCTCGTCCCGGGTGAAGCTCAACCAGGCTTCCCAGGAGCGGTACCGCTTCGGGCAGGAGTCCTGGGAAGACGCGCTCGTGAAGCTCGGGGCGCGCGGCTACTCGGAAGCGAAGAACACCAGCGATCGCTTTGGCCCGGGCACCGACCCGGGGCTGATGAAGTGGTTCGTGCAGCAGCAGGGCAGTTCACGCATCGAGTCGCTGGTGGCTGTGCAGCGCCTGGCCCGGACCATCGACACGACGCCGTATCTCCCACGGATCGAGGCGCCGGTGCTGACGATCTACCCCTCGAAGGGACCGATCACGACGCCCGACCAGGAGGATCTGCTTCGCAGGCACGTGCGCAATCTTCGCCTTGCCCATCTTCCCTCCGAATATCACAACCTTCATCTTACGCAACCTGCCGCTTGCGCGATGCACCTTCTGCACTTCGTCGCCGAGCACGACGGAATCGCGTGTTGGGAGCCGTGA
- the pyrF gene encoding orotidine-5'-phosphate decarboxylase: protein MATSSPETLLSKKSIVPRDRLIFPLDVPTNEEAMALVARLGDSVAFYKVGLELIIGGRYLEVVDFLVRSNKKVMLDGKFFDVPETVKAAVRQASKHAITFVTVHANDAMLEAAVEVKGDMQILAVTVLTSLDDGDLKDLGFQCDAVTLVLSRARRALQIGCDGVVSSGLEAPGLRDHCGDKFVIVTPGIRPVKNVDDQKRTVDVDEAFRNGADYIVVGRPIRNAPDPKAAAENVQKRIAALFPS, encoded by the coding sequence ATGGCAACCTCGTCCCCGGAGACTTTGCTCTCGAAAAAATCCATCGTCCCGCGCGATCGGCTGATCTTCCCGCTCGATGTTCCGACCAACGAAGAAGCCATGGCTCTCGTGGCCCGGCTTGGCGACTCGGTCGCCTTCTACAAGGTCGGTCTCGAGTTGATCATCGGGGGCCGTTACCTGGAAGTCGTCGACTTTCTCGTACGCAGCAACAAGAAAGTCATGCTGGATGGCAAGTTCTTCGATGTTCCGGAAACCGTCAAGGCAGCTGTGCGTCAGGCCAGCAAGCACGCCATAACGTTCGTTACGGTTCACGCCAACGACGCAATGCTCGAGGCCGCCGTCGAGGTCAAAGGCGACATGCAAATACTGGCGGTGACCGTGCTTACGAGCCTGGACGACGGCGACTTGAAGGACCTCGGATTTCAGTGTGACGCTGTTACCTTGGTGCTGTCGCGAGCTCGCCGGGCATTGCAGATCGGATGTGACGGCGTGGTTTCGTCAGGATTGGAAGCCCCCGGTCTTCGCGACCACTGCGGCGACAAGTTCGTCATCGTCACCCCCGGAATTCGTCCCGTCAAAAACGTCGATGATCAGAAGCGCACGGTCGATGTCGATGAAGCGTTTCGCAATGGCGCCGATTACATCGTCGTCGGCAGGCCGATTCGTAACGCTCCCGATCCCAAGGCGGCGGCCGAGAACGTGCAGAAGCGTATCGCCGCGCTGTTTCCCAGCTAG
- a CDS encoding D-2-hydroxyacid dehydrogenase family protein, with protein MNITILDDYHDTVRTLDCYRMLDGHQMTIWNDHVQEVDRLAERLQDTEVLVLIRERTQIRRPLIERLPRLRLISQRSVWPHIDIEACTERGVLVCSNMHAGTPSYATAELTWALVLAAMRQIPQQMASLRAGNWQCGVGRTVRGKTLGIYGWGRIGGAVAGYARAFGMKVLVWAREASRERASKEGWDVAASKEEFFEHCDIVSLHMRLVDATRGIVTEEDLRRMKPDALIVNTSRAGLIGPGALASALRSGRPGMAAMDVFDQEPVRDPSHPLLTTDNVVCTPHIGYVTRDEMEVAFRDIFQQVLAYIDGEPIHMVNPDVRARP; from the coding sequence ATGAACATCACCATACTCGACGACTATCACGATACGGTGCGCACCCTCGATTGCTATCGCATGCTCGACGGCCACCAGATGACCATCTGGAACGATCACGTGCAGGAGGTCGACCGGCTGGCTGAGCGGCTGCAAGACACCGAAGTGCTGGTGCTCATCCGCGAGCGCACGCAGATCCGCCGGCCGCTCATCGAGCGGCTGCCGCGGCTGCGGCTCATCAGCCAGCGCAGCGTCTGGCCGCATATCGATATCGAGGCGTGTACCGAACGCGGCGTGCTGGTTTGCTCGAACATGCATGCGGGCACGCCGTCGTACGCGACCGCGGAGCTGACCTGGGCGCTCGTCCTTGCTGCCATGCGCCAGATTCCGCAGCAGATGGCATCGCTGCGCGCGGGCAACTGGCAATGCGGCGTCGGGCGCACGGTGCGTGGCAAGACGCTCGGCATCTACGGCTGGGGACGCATCGGCGGCGCGGTGGCCGGATACGCGCGCGCCTTCGGCATGAAGGTGCTCGTCTGGGCGCGAGAAGCTTCGCGCGAGCGGGCGAGCAAGGAAGGCTGGGACGTCGCCGCGAGCAAGGAGGAGTTTTTCGAGCACTGCGACATCGTCTCGCTGCACATGCGGCTGGTCGATGCGACCCGCGGCATCGTCACCGAAGAAGACCTGCGGCGCATGAAACCGGACGCGCTCATCGTCAATACCAGCCGCGCCGGCCTCATCGGGCCCGGGGCGCTCGCGTCAGCCCTGCGCTCGGGGCGGCCCGGGATGGCCGCCATGGATGTCTTCGACCAGGAGCCGGTGCGCGACCCGAGCCATCCGCTGCTTACCACGGACAACGTGGTATGCACACCGCATATCGGCTACGTCACCCGCGACGAAATGGAAGTCGCCTTCCGCGACATTTTTCAGCAGGTGCTCGCCTATATCGACGGCGAGCCGATCCACATGGTCAATCCGGATGTCCGGGCGCGACCATAG
- a CDS encoding anthranilate synthase component I, translated as MTESEFRALAARGYNRIPLTVETFADLDTPLSVYLKLANAPNSYLLESVQGGERFGRYSFIGLPTGNRIEVRGRECVEIRDGEVVERRELDDPLEFVAAYRNRFNVFVPETLPRFCGGLVGCFGYDCVRYFERRLAQTRKPDSVDTPDIVLLASTEVAVVDNLKGKLYFIVYVDPAQPDAYERGRARLAELVHKLRQPVAIPAERPRPPADPSSEFARAGFIAAVERAKRYIVDGDIMQVVLSQRMSQPFDASPLALYRALRALNPSPYMFYLDFGGYQIVGASPEILVRLEGDTVTVRPIAGTRPRGATREEDARLAADLLADPKERAEHVMLMDLGRNDVGRIAQLGTVHVTENMGIEHYSHVMHIVSNVEGKLRPGMSAMDVLRASFPAGTVSGAPKVRAMEIIDELEPSKRGIYAGAVGYLSFSGDMDVAIAIRTGLVKDGRLLVQAGAGIVADSVAESEWTETENKARALLRAAEMAQSGLDTRFD; from the coding sequence ATGACCGAGTCCGAATTCCGGGCGCTCGCCGCCCGGGGCTATAACCGCATTCCACTCACCGTCGAGACCTTCGCCGATCTCGATACGCCGCTTTCCGTCTATCTCAAGCTCGCCAACGCGCCGAACAGCTATCTGCTCGAATCGGTGCAGGGGGGCGAGCGCTTCGGCCGCTATTCGTTCATCGGCCTGCCGACCGGTAACCGGATCGAAGTGCGCGGGCGCGAATGCGTCGAGATCCGCGACGGCGAAGTCGTCGAGCGCCGCGAGCTCGACGATCCGCTCGAATTCGTCGCCGCCTATCGCAATCGCTTCAATGTGTTCGTGCCCGAAACCCTGCCCCGGTTCTGCGGCGGGCTGGTCGGTTGCTTCGGCTACGACTGCGTGCGCTACTTCGAGCGCAGGCTCGCCCAGACCCGCAAGCCGGACAGCGTGGACACGCCCGACATCGTGCTGCTCGCATCGACCGAGGTTGCGGTGGTCGACAATCTCAAGGGCAAGCTTTATTTCATCGTCTACGTCGATCCGGCGCAGCCCGATGCCTACGAACGCGGACGCGCGCGGCTGGCCGAGCTGGTGCACAAGCTGCGCCAGCCCGTTGCGATTCCCGCCGAGCGGCCTCGACCGCCAGCCGATCCGAGCAGCGAATTCGCGCGCGCAGGATTCATCGCCGCGGTGGAGCGGGCCAAGCGCTACATCGTCGACGGCGACATCATGCAGGTGGTGCTCTCGCAGCGCATGAGCCAGCCGTTCGACGCCTCGCCGCTCGCGCTCTACCGGGCGTTGCGCGCGCTCAATCCGTCTCCCTACATGTTCTACCTGGACTTCGGCGGCTACCAGATCGTGGGCGCCTCGCCGGAGATCCTGGTGCGGCTCGAAGGCGACACCGTGACGGTACGGCCGATCGCCGGCACCCGCCCGCGCGGCGCCACGCGTGAAGAGGATGCACGCCTCGCCGCCGACCTGCTCGCGGATCCGAAGGAACGCGCCGAGCACGTCATGCTGATGGACCTGGGACGCAACGACGTGGGGCGCATCGCCCAGCTCGGCACCGTGCACGTGACCGAGAACATGGGCATCGAGCACTATTCGCACGTCATGCACATCGTGTCCAACGTCGAAGGGAAGCTGCGACCCGGGATGAGCGCGATGGACGTGCTGCGGGCGTCGTTTCCCGCCGGGACGGTGTCGGGTGCGCCGAAGGTGCGGGCGATGGAGATCATCGACGAGCTGGAGCCGAGCAAACGCGGCATCTATGCCGGCGCCGTGGGCTACTTGAGCTTCTCGGGCGACATGGATGTGGCGATCGCGATCCGCACCGGGCTGGTGAAGGATGGGCGGCTGCTGGTGCAGGCAGGCGCTGGCATCGTCGCCGATTCGGTCGCCGAAAGCGAATGGACCGAGACCGAGAACAAGGCGCGGGCGCTGCTGCGCGCGGCCGAGATGGCGCAAAGCGGGCTCGATACGCGTTTCGATTGA
- a CDS encoding phosphoglycolate phosphatase: protein MLDTIEDLCAAVNRTLGELRLPKLELELVRTFVGKGISNLVERSLRAALEAEPDQALVAKAMPVYEANYERVNGDTTTIYPGVREGLDALTRAGLPLACITNKSSRFTAPLLERIGFARYFPVVVCGDTLPQKKPDPQPLTHAAARMQVQPAQMLMIGDSINDAQAARAAGCPVFCVSYGYNEGHDVRSLDVDAIVPSLIEAAALVRKLHS, encoded by the coding sequence ATGCTCGATACGATCGAGGATCTCTGTGCCGCGGTCAATCGCACCCTGGGCGAACTGCGGTTGCCGAAGCTCGAGCTCGAACTGGTGCGCACCTTCGTCGGCAAAGGCATCTCCAACCTGGTCGAGCGCTCCTTGCGCGCAGCGCTCGAAGCCGAGCCCGACCAGGCATTGGTGGCGAAAGCCATGCCGGTGTACGAGGCCAATTACGAGCGCGTGAACGGCGATACCACCACGATCTATCCGGGGGTGCGCGAGGGACTGGATGCGCTGACCCGGGCGGGCCTGCCGCTGGCCTGTATCACCAACAAGTCATCTCGCTTCACCGCGCCGTTGCTCGAGCGCATCGGATTCGCGCGTTATTTCCCGGTGGTCGTGTGCGGCGATACGCTGCCGCAGAAGAAACCCGATCCTCAGCCGCTCACGCACGCGGCCGCGCGCATGCAGGTGCAACCGGCGCAGATGCTGATGATCGGCGATTCGATCAACGACGCCCAGGCGGCGCGCGCCGCGGGCTGCCCGGTGTTTTGCGTCAGCTACGGCTATAACGAAGGCCACGATGTACGCTCCCTGGATGTGGATGCTATAGTGCCTTCTCTCATCGAAGCAGCGGCTCTCGTACGGAAGCTTCATTCATGA
- a CDS encoding ribulose-phosphate 3-epimerase: MARTFRIAPSILSADFAHLGDEVERVVAAGADIIHFDVMDNHYVPNLTVGPVVCAAIRPLVEAPIDVHLMVKPVDRIVPDFAHAGANVISFHPEASEHIDRTLALIRSHGCKAGLVFNPATPLVYLDHVMDKVDLILIMSVNPGFGGQQFIPQALDKLREARRRIERSGRDIWLEVDGGVKVDNIGEIGLAGADTFVAGTAIFGADDYAATISAMRAELDRACASASASVGP; encoded by the coding sequence ATGGCACGAACGTTTCGAATCGCACCGAGCATTCTCTCCGCCGACTTCGCGCATCTGGGCGACGAGGTCGAACGGGTGGTCGCGGCCGGCGCCGATATCATTCATTTCGACGTGATGGACAACCACTACGTGCCCAATCTGACGGTCGGTCCGGTCGTGTGCGCCGCCATTCGGCCGCTGGTCGAGGCGCCGATCGACGTGCATCTGATGGTGAAGCCGGTGGATCGTATCGTCCCCGATTTCGCCCACGCCGGTGCCAACGTCATATCCTTCCATCCGGAAGCTTCCGAGCATATCGACCGAACGCTCGCCTTGATCCGCAGCCACGGCTGCAAGGCGGGCCTGGTATTCAACCCGGCGACACCGCTCGTGTATCTCGATCACGTCATGGACAAGGTGGATCTGATTCTCATCATGTCGGTCAACCCCGGCTTCGGCGGCCAGCAGTTCATCCCTCAGGCGCTCGACAAGTTGCGCGAGGCGCGCCGGCGCATCGAGCGTAGCGGGCGCGACATCTGGCTGGAGGTCGACGGCGGCGTGAAGGTCGACAATATCGGCGAGATCGGGCTCGCCGGCGCCGACACCTTCGTCGCCGGCACGGCGATCTTCGGCGCCGACGACTACGCGGCCACTATCAGCGCGATGCGCGCGGAGCTCGATCGTGCGTGCGCCAGCGCAAGCGCGAGCGTCGGGCCGTGA